Proteins from a genomic interval of Trichoderma breve strain T069 chromosome 2, whole genome shotgun sequence:
- a CDS encoding carboxylesterase family domain-containing protein, which translates to MFSLTTLTGLLLAVASHAQLAGADGPSVALRYSTVVGSSSNGIDSFRGIPFAHPPVGSLRLKPPQPITSTLGEVQATATPKACPQFCSQYTPSGLPPILLDIITNITNRPSDASSGSKLPVVFFIYGGAFESGATQGVDSTNLIKASIASGTPIIFVAANYRLGGFGFLAGKELFNDGSTNLGLLDQRLALQWVADNIEQFGGDPDKVTLWGFSAGSMSVFDQTALFGGNNSYHGKPLFRAALMESGSILPAEPANSTKAQLIYDKVVDSAGCSTSNDTLACLRSVDFNTFLLAAESVPISSSYNSIALSYLPRPDGTVLLDSPEILASRGQFAKVPLLLGDQEDEGTLFSVYQLNLTNTQDVEEYLGSLYFQQATASQVQDLVATYPDNPSAGSPFRTGPLNNLYPEYKRLAAILGDFIFTLQRRSLLETVDQIAPSVPTWSFLASYLYGTAFLGTFHTTSQIAAFGLIPGYASAVTQEFYISFFNTMNPNSNGSTLLPTWPCWGSGKQVMQLGATSSSLLNDSFRSASFDFIRANSQVLHL; encoded by the exons ATGTTCAGCCTCACAACATTAACGGGACTCCTTCTTGCCGTTGCCTCTCACGCACAGTTGGCTGGTGCAGACGGTCCATCCGTGGCCTTGCGCTATTCTACAGTTGTTGGTTCTAGCAGTAATGGAATCGACAGCTTCAGAGGCATACCTTTCGCGCATCCGCCAGTAGGATCGCTACGACTGAAGCCACCACAACCCATAACTTCTACTTTGGGCGAGGTTCAGGCAACTGCTACTCCGAAAGCATGCCCCCAATTTTGTTCGCAATACACTCCCAGTGGCCTACCACCAATTCTACTGGATATCATCACGAATATAACGAAT AGGCCTTCAGATGCTTCAAGCGGTTCCAAGCTTCCTGTAGTGTTTTTCATTTATGGAGGAGCTTTTGAATCTGGCGCAACGCAGGGAGTTGACTCCACAAATCTCATCAAAGCCTCAATTGCTTCTGGTACACCGATAATTTTTGTGGCGGCAAATTATCGACTAGGGGGTTTCGGTTTCCTCGCTGGCAAAGAGCTCTTCAACGATGGGAGTACCAACCTAGGTCTATTGGACCAGCGATTGGCACTTCAGTGGGTCGCTGATAATATTGAGCAATTTGGTGGCGATCCCGATAAAGTGACACTTTGGGGATTCTCTGCAGGCTCTATGAGCGTCTTTGATCAGACGGCACTCTTTGGAGGCAATAACTCTTATCACGGAAAGCCCCTTTTTAGAGCAGCATTGATGGAGAGCGGCAGCATCCTCCCTGCGGAGCCTGCCAATTCTACAAAGGCTCAACTCATTTATGACAAGGTCGTTGACAGCGCCGGATGCTCGACATCTAACGATACTCTAGCATGTTTGAGATCCGTAGATTTTAACACCTTTCTATTAGCGGCAGAATCCGTTCCCATCTCAAGCAGTTATAATTCCATCGCTTTGTCATACCTACCAAGGCCAGATGGAACAGTCCTCCTTGATTCACCGGAAATCTTGGCTTCAAGAGGCCAATTTGCAAAAGTCCCCTTGTTGCTAGGCGAccaggaagatgaaggaacTCTTTTCTCGGTTTACCAATTGAATCTTACCAACACACAAGACGTTGAGGAATATCTTGGCAGCCTCTATTTCCAGCAAGCCACTGCGTCTCAGGTCCAAGATCTGGTGGCCACCTATCCAGACAATCCCTCGGCTGGCTCGCCTTTCAGAACAGGGCCGTTGAATAACCTTTATCCAGAATACAAACGACTAGCCGCTATACTTGGTGACTTTATTTTCACACTTCAAAGGCGCAGTCTTCTTGAGACAGTAGACCAGATAGCCCCATCAGTACCGACGTGGTCCTTTCTTGCGTCTTACTTATACGGGACGGCTTTTTTGGGAACTTTCCACACAACCTCACAAATCGCTGCGTTTGGGCTGATTCCAGGTTATGCTTCCGCCGTTACACAGGAATTTtacatctctttttttaacaCGATGAACCCAAACAGCAATGGCTCAACACTACTCCCTACATGGCCATGCTGGGGATCAGGAAAACAGGTGATGCAACTTGGtgcaacttcttcatctttgttaAATGACAGCTTCCGATCGGCGTCCTTTGATTTCATCAGAGCAAACTCTCAGGTACTGCATCTTTAG